A single genomic interval of Penaeus vannamei isolate JL-2024 chromosome 33, ASM4276789v1, whole genome shotgun sequence harbors:
- the LOC113801639 gene encoding ubiquitin carboxyl-terminal hydrolase 19, translating into MEPSSKKQQHQHKQDLGTSTKKKKDRENRNSISNDLVFDWTQKNEIVAVSVLVGPGHDNRTVNIHTEPTRLSVSLLDGRKFSTKLYETIVPEGTSISFKGPRCIIKLLKNDPNIEWLQLEPTKKTPERIITSRVKSSSPSPGKNAEKEDFDDKVDNNVIPVTNIKTDHVERDAESLLVIFLYVKNVNKETSYLKFTEDSVTARFSTSDTRFLQQHPGSNEESVFGWYLTLKDRVVLDECKFKINANNIEIKLKKQTKKKWGSPTTVAPETGSNKVVKNTWMAASKSETPSLSNIPPAPPTPPTPTDSKKPMCLVSPVTKGMRGSPPTNYPSSSNVCDGGGTVTPRGTTGLDNIGNTCFMNSVLQCLVNTQELREYFLDSNFQQDINKDNPLGMGGKLAVSFAILMKLLWSGSLRSHAPTKLKSMMSMKANQFSGFAQHDAQEFMVELLDGLHEDLNRIKKKPYIAEPPDLDGWPDHKAAGESWKLHKMRNDSIIDDLFKGQFKSTLTCHQCNKVSVKFDEFCCLSVPIPKDQKIIQVIFFWKDPYQKPKKFFIRVCADAGVEELKNELSELTEVQPNCIQVFEMFKSKIHKIFVKQASLSSVVPSDTLMAYEVYSQHQVGEPVVEVAVVQRMMIPNPPTRCAYCSRSAAPGTKLRRCTKCFRAGYCHQACQKNHWLNHKVHCKLVPEPVGCPFILSLPESHATYSRLTRIMEAYARYSVDIFQPPVSHDSSHRGSASSIDLSNEENDDMEVEDGSNEERGENSDVLMASESSQGDMQNQWPEDCAGGSDAGAADSGGGIDGGGSSDKGGGSDGGGDSGCDEPPQLSSSPSVRAVQPRGSLQLPSATQLFVIRPVNNRAQNLPAPNGETLEDKGDEPLDLSDKYYLAMDWRTNERLPVHCLVQNKEVDCEVEGSYSVQRNQQTSLEACIDLFTQPENLSEGDSWRCPRCKMPVEATKQMSIWRLPHILIIQLKRFSFKYVLYSDKIDKFVQYPVRGLNVQPYMSCEPEDGPAIYDLYGVINHMGRLLGGHYTAYARTTAKQDSRQSEVDWRLFDDSRVNFCPESRVVNEQAYLLLYRRRDTPFTVHRPLPPPAPVVQEETVPEQTAEMEESTPMSISSTSQLSSSQPSSSSLEGEEQLSTTQEELD; encoded by the exons ATGGAGCCGTCTAGTAAAAAGCAGCAACATCAACACAAGCAAGATTTAGGAACTTCaactaaaaagaagaaggacaggGAAAACC GAAATTCCATATCCAATGATTTAGTTTTTGACTGGACCCAAAAGAATGAGATAGTGGCAGTGTCAGTATTGGTGGGTCCAGGTCATGACAACCGAACTGTTAATATCCACACTGAGCCGACACGACTGTCCGTGTCCCTGCTCGATGGAAGGAAGTTCTCTACCAAACTCTATGAAACCATTGTACCTGAGGGAACTTCCATCTCCTTCAAAGGACCTCGATGTATTATAAAACTCCTGAAAAATGACCCCAACATAGAATGGCTTCAACTAGAG CCTACCAAGAAAACCCCCGAAAGAATTATTACCAGCAGagtaaaatcatcatcaccatctccggGCAAAAATGCTGAAAAGGAAGACTTTGACGACAAAGTTGACAATAATGTCATTCCAGTCACAAATATCAAGACTGACCAtgtagagagagatgcagagtcTCTCCTAGTGATATTTCTCTATGtgaaaaatgttaataaagaaACTTCTTATCTTAAGTTCACTGAAGATTCTGTGACTGCACGATTCTCTACAAG TGATACGCGATTTCTTCAGCAACACCCGGGCTCAAATGAAGAATCTGTATTTGGGTGGTACTTGACTCTTAAAGATAGAGTTGTCCTGGATGAATGCAAGTTCAAgattaatgcaaataatatagaaATCAAGCTTAAAAAGCAAACCAAAAAAAAGTGGGGCTCTCCAACAACTGTTGCACCTGAGACTG GAAGTAACAAAGTTGTCAAAAATACATGGATGGCGGCAAGCAAGTCGGAAACCCCAAGTCTTTCCAATATCCCACctgcaccaccaacaccaccaaccccaACAGATAGCAAG AAACCCATGTGCTTAGTGTCTCCCGTGACCAAAGGAATGCGCGGCAGCCCACCAACCAACTACCCTTCCTCGTCAAATGTGTGTGATGGAGGTGGTACAGTTACCCCTCGAGGAACTACTGGTCTAGATAACATAGGCAACACTTGCTTCATGAACAGTGTTCTGCAGTGCCTAGTCAACACTCAAGAACTCAGGGAATATTTCTTAG ATTCAAATTTCCAGCAGGATATCAACAAAGATAATCCCTTGGGCATGGGAGGGAAATTGGCTGTGTCCTTTGCCATTCTCATGAAGCTTCTGTGGTCCGGGTCACTGAGGTCTCACGCGCCCACCAAACTCAAGTCCATGATGTCAATGAAGGCCAATCAGTTTTCTGGTTTTGCCCAGCATGATGCTCAGGAGTTCATGGTTGAGCTGTTAGATGGTTTACATGAG GATTTGAACCGTATTAAGAAGAAGCCTTACATAGCCGAGCCTCCAGATCTGGATGGATGGCCAGATCACAAGGCTGCAGGCgaatcatggaagctgcataagATGCGTAATGATTCTATTATCGATGACCTCTTCAAAGGCCAGTTCAAGTCTACCCTTACTTGTCATCAGTGTAATAAAGTTTCAGTGAAGTTTGACGaattttgctgtctgtctgtcccgaTACCAAAAGATCAGAAG ATCATCCAAGTGATCTTTTTCTGGAAAGATCCTTATCAGAAACCCAAGAAGTTCTTTATTAGAGTGTGTGCAGATGCTGGAGTAGAAGAACTGAAGAATGAATTATCAGAACTTACAGAAGTTCAGCCAAATTGTATTCAG gtgtttGAAATGTTCAAATCGAAGATCCATAAGATATTTGTCAAACAGGCTTCCCTATCATCTGTTGTTCCCAGTGATACACTCATGGCTTACGAAGTCTATAGTCAGCATCAG GTTGGAGAGCCTGTAGTGGAAGTAGCAGTGGTACAGCGCATGATGattcccaacccccccacccgcTGCGCTTACTGTTCTAGAAGTGCTGCTCCTGGGACCAAGCTACGACGCTGTACCAAGTGTTTCAGAGCTGGGTATTGTCACCAGGCCTGCCAGAAAAATCATTGGTTGAATCATAAG GTACACTGCAAGCTGGTACCTGAGCCAGTGGGTTGCCCCTTTATCCTGTCTCTCCCCGAAAGCCACGCCACCTACTCCCGCTTAACAAGAATCATGGAAGCCTATGCTCGTTATTCGGTCGATATCTTCCAGCCTCCCGTTTCTCATGATTCGTCCCACAGAGGGAGTGCCTCAAGCATAGACCTctcaaatgaagaaaatgatgacatggag GTTGAAGATGGCAgcaatgaggagagaggggagaacagtGATGTGCTGATGGCCAGTGAGAGTTCTCAGGGAGATATGCAGAATCAGTGGCCGGAAGACTGTGCAGGGGGAAGTGATGCTGGAGCTGCAGATAGTGGAGGAGGCATTGATGGGGGAGGCAGCAGTGACAAAGGAGGAGGCAGTGATGGAGGTGGTGACAGTGGCTGTGATGAGCCTCCACAGCTCTCGTCTTCTCCCAGTGTCCGGGCAGTCCAGCCAAGAGGAAGCCTCCAGTTACCATCTGCAACTCAACTTTTTGTTATAAGGCCAGTCAACAACCGGGCTCAGAACCTGCCTGCTCCTAATGGGGAGACTTTAGAGGATAAAG GTGATGAGCCTTTGGACCTGAGTGACAAGTATTACCTAGCTATGGATTGGAGAACCAATGAAAGGCTGCCTGTCCACTGTCTTGTTCAGAACAAAGAG GTGGACTGTGAAGTTGAAGGTTCATATTCAGTGCAGCGGAACCAGCAGACGAGCCTGGAGGCATGCATTGATCTCTTTACACAGCCTGAAAATTTATCAGAGGGAGATTCTTGGCGCTGTCCAAG ATGCAAAATGCCTGTAGAAGCAACTAAACAAATGAGTATTTGGAGACTCCCTCATATTTTAATAATCCAGCTCAAGAGGTTCTCCTTCAAATATGTCCTCTACTCCGACAAGATTGACAAGTTCGTCCAGTACCCAGTAAG aGGGTTAAATGTACAACCATACATGTCGTGTGAGCCTGAAGACGGGCCTGCAATTTATGACTTGTATGGAGTGATTAATCACATGGGTCGCCTGCTTGGAGGTCATTACACTGCATATGCTCGCACCACAGCAAAACAAGACTCCAGACAGTCGGAAGTTG ACTGGAGGTTGTTTGATGACAGCAGAGTGAATTTCTGCCCAGAATCTCGAGTCGTAAATGAGCAAGCATACCTACTCTTGTACCGACGTAGAGACACGCCATTCACAGTTCACAGACCTCTGCCTCCCCCAGCACCAGTCGTCCAGGAGGAAACTGTACCTGAACAAACGGCTGAGATGGAAGAATCAACTCCTATGTCAATTTCCTCAACATCACAGCTCTCCTCCTCTCAACCCTCTTCCTCAAGCCTAGAGGGCGAGGAACAATTAAGTACCACTCAGGAAGAACTTGACTAG